GCAAGCTCGGCCTGCAGACCACCGCCAATGCCGGCGGCGTGCACAACCTCCAGGTCGAGGCCAACGCCGGCGACTTCGAATCGATGCTGGCCGGGATGGGGCGCGGCCTGCTCGTCACCGAGCTGATGGGGCAGGGCGTCAACACCGTCACCGGCGATTACTCGCGTGGCGCCGCCGGTTTCTGGATCGAGAACGGGCAGATCCAGTACCCGGTCGACGGCATCACGGTCGCGGGCAACCTCAAGTCGATGTTCGCCGCGATCGAGGCGGTCGGCAGCGATGTCGACCCGCGCTCGCACCTGCGCACCGGCTCGATCCTGGTCAGTCGGATGACGGTGGCGGGAGAAACCACCGAGTGATGCTCAGACCCTCCCTTTCGCATGGCGAAGGGGAGGGGGGAAGAGGCTTGACCCGGCCCGGTCCCAAGCGGAAAGTGACCCCAACAGTCGAGGGAGCAGACCGTAATGAGCGAAAACCCGAACGATCCGAGCCCGTACTCCGCGCCTCCGCCGCCGCCGGAAAGCCATGCCGGCGACATTTCGGCAGAGCAACGGCAGTGGGCGATGTTCGCGCACCTGTCGGCGATCGCCGGTGCGGTGCTGACGTCCGGCATCGGCGGCTGGGGCACCTTCCTCGGCCCGCTGATCATTTGGCTGCTGAAGAAGGACACCATGCCCTTCGTCGAGGACCAGGCCAAGGAAGCACTGAACTACAACATCACCATCGCGATCGTGTTCTTCGCGCTGTGGGTGCTGGTGTTCATCACCCTGGGCATCGGCTTCCTGATCGCGATCCCGGCATGGGTGGTGATCGGCGTGGCCTGGCTGGTGTTCACGATCATCGCCGCGGTGAAGTCGAACGAGGGCGTCAGCTACCGCTACCCGTTCACGCTGCGCCTGGTGAAGTAGCCGCTCGACATCGGTACCCGGGTGCGGCCTTTGGCCTTACCCGGGCTACTTCCGCCCGGTAGCCCGGGTAAGGCCAAAGGCCGCACCCGGGACACCCAAGGACAGCTCAGCGATCGCGCTCGATCGCCAGCCTGCCCAACGCGGCCAGCGCATCCGCGCGTGCGCCGAACGGCGCCAGCGCGGCCGTCATCGCCGCGCTCAATTCCTGCAGCCGCGCACGCGAAGCGCCCAGGCCGATCAACGCCGGGAAGGTCGCCTTGTCCTGGGCGACGTCCTTGCCTGCAGTCTTGCCTAGGGTGGCGCTGTTGCCCTCGATGTCGAGGATGTCGTCGCGCACCTGGAACGCCAGGCCGAGCGCATCGGCGTAGCGATCCAGTGCGTCCAGTTCGAGATCGGACGCGCCACCGCACAGTGCGCCCATGCGCACCGCCGCACGGATCAGCGCGCCGGTCTTGAGGGCGTGCAGGCGCTCCAGATCGGCGACCGATAGCGCAGCGCCATTGCCGGTCGCGGCCAGGTCGAGTGCCTGGCCACCGCACATGCCGCCGACACCAGAAGCGGTGGCGAGCGTGCGCAGCAAAGAGACCCGGATGGCGTCGGCCACCGGCGCCGCCGCCAGCACTTCGAACGCCAGCGATTGCAGGGCGTCGCCGGCGAGGATCGCAGTGGCTTCGTCGAAGGCGACGTGCACGGTCGGCTGGCCGCGGCGCAGGGCGTCGTCGTCCATGGCCGGCAGATCGTCATGCACGAGCGAGTAGGCGTGGATCAGTTCGACCGCCACTGCCGGTGCATCGAGCGCATCGACCTTGGCGCCAAGTGCGACACCGCTGGCGTAGACCAGCAGCGGGCGCATGCGCTTGCCGCCGAGCAGCACGGCGTGGCGCATGGCGGCAGTCAGGCGCTGCGGCGGCAGCGAAGGGTCGGGCAGGGCTCGCGCGAGCGCGGCGTCGGCGCGCTCGCGCCAGCCGGCCAGGTCAGACTTCACGTGCATCAGGCATCGTGGGTGTCAGACATCGCGGAAGTCAGACGGCGTGGGCGACTGCGGCGTCAGTCCGGCGAATGGCTCGGCGGCGGCCGGATTCTGCGGATCGCTGAGCAGGCGCACGCGAAGCTCGGCCTGCTCGAGTGCCGTCTGGCAACGACGGTAGAGACCCACGCCGCGTTCGTACGCGGCCAGCGAGTCCTCGAGGCTCATCTCGCCGTGTTCCATCTTCTCGACCAGTTGTTCGAGTGCATCGAGCGATTGTTCGAAATCGCTGACGGGCGAGGCGGAAGCGGCAGCTTCATTGGCGGTTTTGCGCGACATGGGCGAAGTTTGCGACCGTGCCCGGCGGGGGTCAATTGCCGCAGCCGGCCAATGTGCCATCCGGCGCGGTTCCGCCGGGCCGGCGGCCTCAGGTATCGCCCCAGACCAGCCGCGCCCCGCGCTGGCGGAGCCAGGCATCGAACGGCGCCGAATAGGCCAGGTCGGCGATGGCGAGCAGCTGGCCGGCGGCATCGCTCAGCAGGGGCAGGCGCTCGCGTTGCCATGGCGGGATGCCGAGATCCTGCAGCACGTGCTTGAGCGCGTGCGAATGGGGGCGGCCGGGCTGGATGAAGCGTTCGCCGCCGTGGCGCGCATGCACGATCACCTCGCCGTCGAGTGACGGTGCACCTTCCAGGCTCAGCAGCCCACCTTGGGGCAGCGCCAGTGGCGCTTGCCCGCTCCACGCGCCACGCCAGTCCAGGGGCATGTGCGGGCGGATGGCATCGGCATGCAGCAGGTCTCGCCAGCTGCGCACCGCCGCGCCCTGCCAGGCGAACAGCGCCTGCGCGTCGTCGTCGGCGGCGAGCACGTCGGTTTCGATGCAGGCGATGCCATTCGCCGGCAGCGCAGGCAGGCCGAGGCCCGTGATCCAGCGTCGCAACGCGCGCGCGCGCCGGGTCGCCGGCATCGCCAGCAAACGCTGGCGCGAGAGGCAGTGCGGATCGGCGGTGGCGACGCTGGCCAGCGCCTGGGCGTCGCCTGCTTCGAGCAGGTCGCGGGCCTGTGCCGACAGGGCTGCAGACTGAGCCAGTGCAGCGTCGGCGTGCGGCCAGCGCTCGCGCAACAGCGGCATCACGCGCTGGCGCAGGAAGTTGCGATCGAAGCGGGTGTCGCTGTTGCTGGGGTCGTCGATCCAGGCCAGGCCCTGCGCCTGCGCGTAGGTCAGCAGATCGGCGCGGCCATGGTCGAGCAGGGGGCGCCACAGCCGGCCGGCGCCGAAATCGCGCCAGCGCCGCATCGCCGCCAGGCCGTCGCTGCCGGAGCCGCGCAGCGCGCGCAGCAGGAGGGTCTCGGCCTGATCGTCGCGGTGGTGCGCCAGCGCCAGCACTTCACCCGGCGCCAGCGCCTCGGCAAAGGCGCCGTGCCGAGCCACGCGGGCCGCCGCCTCGGGGCCGTCGCCGTCACGGATCACGCTGACCCGCACCACCGTCAGCGGCACGCCCAGCGTTGCGCAGGTCCGCGCGCAGTGTTCCGCCCATGCGTCGGCCTGTGGATGCAGGCCGTGATGCACGTGCAGCGCCCGCAGCCCCCGACCCCCGGCCGTGCTCGCCAGCAGGTGCAGCAGCACGCCCGAATCCAGGCCACCGCTATAGCCCACGCACAGCGGCGCATCGGGCCGGTCATGGAGGGCTGCAGGCAACAGGGGCGTGGGTGCGGGAGGCATCTGCCGATGGTGCCACGGCATTGGAATGCAGCAACCCATCGTTGGTGCTGTGTTGCCGGCGCGGTGGACGCACCATCTACCTGCAACTACACGCACCTTTGCGCAGCTTCCCGCGCACTTTCCATGGAGAGACGGTTTTGGCCCGGCTATTCGACCCCTTCCAGCAACGTTCGCTGACCCTGCGCAACCGACTGGTGGTGGCACCGATGTGCCAGTACTCGGCGGTCGATGGCGTCCCCAATGACTGGCACCTGGTGCACCTGGGCAGCCGCGCCGTCGGCGGCGCCGGGGCGATCATCGCCGAGGCCACGGCCGTATCGGCCGAAGGCCGCATCTCGCCAGCCGACACCGGCCTGTGGAACGACCGCCAGGCCGAAGCCTGGGCGCGCATCGCCCGCTTCATGGCCTGCCAGGGCGCCGTGCCGGGCATCCAGCTCGGCCACGCCGGGCGCAAGGCCAGCGTCGCGCCACCATGGCTGGGCGGCATCGCGGTGACCCATGCCGATGGCGGCTGGACGCCGGTGGCGCCGTCGGCGCTGGCCTTCAGTGAAACCTCGCCGGTGCCGGTCGCGCTCGATGAGGCGCAGTTGAAGAACCTCGTCGACGACTTCGCCGCGGCCGCGTGGCGCGCGCATGCCGCCGGCTTTCGCCTGATCGAGCTGCACGCCGCGCATGGCTACCTGCTGCATCAGTTCCTCTCGCCGCTGTCGAACCAGCGCGACGACGCCTACGGCGGCAGCTTCGAGAACCGCACGCGGCTGTTGCTGGAAGTGCTCGACGCGGTGCGCAAGGTCTGGCCCGAACGCCTGCCGCTATGGCTGCGCATTTCCGCGACCGACTGGGCCGAGGGCGGCTGGGACGTCGAGCAGAGCGTGGAACTGGCGCGGATCGTGTCCGCGCGTGGTGTCGACCTGATCGACGTGTCGAGCGGTGGCCTCGTCCACGGTGCGAAGATTCCGCTGGAACCTGGCTACCAGGTGCCGTTCTCGGCGCGCATCCGTCGTGAGGCGGCGGTCGCGACCGGCGCCGTCGGCCTGATCACCGAGCCCGGCCACGCCGAGTCGGTAATCGAACGCGGCGATGCCGACGTGGTGCTGCTGGCGCGTGAACTGCTGCGCGATCCGTACTTCCCGCGTCGCGCCGCGCGCGAACTCGACGCCGAACTGCACGCGCCGGAGCAATACCTGCGCGCGTGGTGAGGCGACCGGCAGGCCGCGCCGTCAGCGCGTCTCGATCTCGATGCCGCCGACAAAGCGCGCGGCGACGTTGTAGACCCATGCATAGAGCGCGCCGGCGATGAAGCCCAGCACGCCGTAGAAGATCGGCAGGATGACGATGGCGAGCGCGCCCATGCCGGCGATCCAGGCCATGCCCGGGTCGGCCTGCGCCACCTCGGACATGCCGCCGACGGAGAACGACAGGAACATCAGCACGCCAGCGATCAGGCCGAACACGGCCGAGATGATGGCGAAGATCTTGGCGACCGACAGCACGCCGACGCGGGTGATGACCATGGCAACGCTCCCGCCCGGCGTCATGCCGGGCCCGGGCGCGAGTAATACCGGCTGCTGGGCCGCGTCGATGTGAAGGTGCCGCCGCCCATGCAATGAGGGACCTGCTTCATGCTCCGGTTCGCGGGAGCAGCAGGTCCCTCAGTGGGGCGCGGCAGCCAGGCCGCGCCAGCAGGCCCTCAGGCCGGCACAGAAGGCAGATCAGGCCGCTTCGTACGCGCCGTAGCTGCGCAGGCGACGGTAGCGGCGGTCCAGCAGATCCTCGACGGGCAGCGCCTCGAGCATGTCGAGTTCGTTGAGCAGCACCGCCTTCAGGCGGGTGGCCATCTGTCGCGGGTTGCGGTGGGCGCCGCCGATCGGCTCGCGCACCAGCTTGTCGACCAGGCCCAGGCCGAGCAGGCGCTTGGCGGTCAGGCCGAGCTGCTCGGCGGCGTCCTTGGCCTTGTCGGCCGACTTCCACAGGATCGAGGCGCAGCCTTCCGGTGAGATCACCGAGTAGGTGCTGTACTCGAGCATCAGCGTGCGGTCGCCGACACCGATCGCCAGCGCGCCGCCGGAGCCGCCTTCGCCGATCACGGTGCAGATCACCGGCACCTTCAGTTCGCTCATCTCCAGCAGATTGCGGGCGATGGCTTCGGACTGGCCGCGCTCTTCGGCGCCGACGCCGGGATAGGCGCCGGGCGTGTCGATGAAGGTCAGGATCGGCAGGCGGAAACGTTCGGCCAGCTTCATCAGGCGCAGCGCCTTGCGGTAGCCCTCCGGACGCGGCATGCCGAAGTTGCGCTTGATCTTGCTCTTGGTATCGCGGCCCTTCTGATGGCCGATGATGACCACGCTGCGGCCGTTGATGCGGCCCAGGCCGCCAACGATGGCGGCATCGTCGGCGTAGGCGCGGTCACCGGCGAGTTCCTGGAACTCGTCGCAGATGATGCGGATGTAATCGTTGGTGTACGGGCGCGCCGGATGGCGGGCCAGCTGCGACACCTGCCACGGGGTCAGGTCGCGGAAGATCTGGGCGGTGCGCACGCGCAGCTTGTCCTGCAGCGCATGTACTTCGGCATCCACGTCCACGGCCGGGGCGTTGCTGGCGTGGCGCAGCTCCTGGATCTTCGCTTCCAGGTCGGCGATGGGCTGCTCGAAATCGAGGTAGTTCGGGTTCATGCGTGGGCCATTGGCCGGAAAGCCGACAGTCTAGCCGAGGCAGGGCGACCGTACCGAGACGTGTGGCGGGAGCCGCTCGGCCGCCCAACCGCGGCCAATCCCACCGATCGCCGTCGATCGGCGGCCAACGGCAATGAAGTCGTATTCATCGGCTGCTGGCGCCGGGCCGGCGCGGGCGCGTGTTTGAATCCCCTTGCCGCGCTGGAGCGGGAGGGGCGAGTCTTGGGAGCCGTGATGAAGGGACGTGGGTGGGCCGCTCTGGCGGCGATGGCGTGCGCGCTGTCCGGCATCGCGCCGGTGGCCGCGCAGGGCTGGCGGCATGTCGGCGCGGTCGACCGGGTGGACGTGCAGGCCAAGGGAGCCGTGGTCGCCTCGGGGCCGGCGCGGGTGCGGGTGAGCGCGGTCTGCGAGGGCATCTTCCGGGTCACGCTGGCGCCTGACGGCCGCTTCGACGAAACCGCCTCGTGGGCGGTGCTGCCGGCCGCGACCCCTGCGCGCGTCGACGTCGCCGATTCGGCCGATGCGGTCCGGATCAGCGCCGCGGAGGTCGTTGCCGTGATCCGCAAGCAGCCGCTGCGGGTCGAGTTCACCGACCGTGCCGGCAATCTCCTGCTCGCAGATTCGGAGCAGATGCCGATGGCCTGGTCCGACAGCCCGCATGGTCCGCGCGTGCGCAGCTGGAAGGCGATGCCGTCCGACGCGCATTTCTACGGACTGGGCGACAAGGCCGGTCCGCTCGACCGCCGCGGACGCGCCTTCACAATGTGGAACTCCGACGCCTACGGCTGGCAGGGCTACAGCGATCCGCTGTACAAGTCGATCCCGTTCTTCATCGGCCTGCGCGCCGGAACCGCCTACGGCCTGTTCTTCGACAACACCTCACGCAGCAGCTTCGACTTCGGCAAGGAGTCGGAGGAGTACTTCACGTTCGGCGCAGAAGGTGGCGCGCTCGACTATTACTTCATCGCCGGCCCGCAACCGGCGCGCGTGCTCGAGCGCTACACCGCGCTGACCGGACGCACGCCGCTGCCGCCGATGTGGGCGCTCGGTTTCCAGCAGTCGCGCTACAGCTACAAGCCGGAAAGCAAGGTCCGTGAGATCGCCACGCAGTTGCGCGAGCACCGCATTCCCAGCGACGCGATCTACCTCGACATCGACTACCAGCAGGGCTACGCGCCGTTCACGGTCGACCGCAAGCAGTTTCCGCACTTCGAGCAGATGATCGCCGACCTGCGCGCGCAGGGATTGCGCACGGTGCTGATCACCGACCTGCACATCAAGCACGCACCGGGCACCGGCTATGCGCCGTTTGACTCGGGACTGGCTGCCGATGCCTTCATCCGCAACCCCGACGGTTCGCTTTACATCGGGGAGGTGTGGCCGGGCGACGCGGTCTTCCCGGACTTCACCCTGACGCGCGTGCGCGACTGGTGGGGCGGGCTGTACCGCGACTTCAGCGCGATGGGCGCGGCCGGCTACTGGAACGACATGAACGAGCCGTCGGTGTTCAACGTGCCCGGCAACACGATGTCGCCCGACGCGGTGCATCGCATGGACGACGGCAGCCAGCGCGACCACCGGGCCATCCACAACGTCTACGGCATGCTCAATGCCCGCGCGACCTACGAGGGCCTGCTGAAGCTGCAACCGGAGCAGCGGCCGTTCGTGCTGACGCGTGCCGCCTATGCCGGAACGCAACGCTATGCGGCGACCTGGACCGGCGACAACAGTGCGACCTGGCACCACCTGGCGCAGAGCACGCCGAACCTGCTGAGCCTGGGACTGTCGGGCATGGCGCTGGCCGGCGACGACGTCGGCGGCTTCATCGGCTCGCCACCGCCGGACCTGCTGACGCGCTGGTTCCAGCTGGGCGCGTTCAATCCGGTGTTCCGCAACCATGCCGCGACCGATACGCGCCCGCACGAAGCCTGGGTGGACGGTCCGCAGCATGAGGCGCTGCGTCGCGAGGCGATCGAGCTACGTTACCGGTTGATGCCGTATCTCTACACTGCGGCCGAGGAGAATTCGCGCAACGGCCTGCCGATCATGCGGCCGGTGTTCCTGCAGTACCCGCAGGCGGAAGCGTTCTACGGCAACGATCGCGATTTCCTGTTCGGTCCGGACCTGTTCGTCGCGCCGGTGAGCAACGAGCGGATGGATGCGCACCAGATCGTGCTGCCGCCGGGCGAATGGTATGCGTTCGGCACCTCGCAACGCCATGTTGCCCAGAAGGATCCGATCAAGCTCGACCCGCGCCCGGCGGCGACGCCGCTGTTTGCGCGCGCCGGGGCGATCGTGCCGATGCAGGCGGTGGTGCAGCACACCGGCGAGAAGCCGGCAGGGCCGTTGCAGCTGCAGGTGTACCTGCCCAGGGCCGGTGGCGAGTGCGGCGGGTCGCTGTACCAGGACGATGGCGAGAGCCTGGCCAACAAGGGCGGGGCGCTGCTGCGCGTGGCGTATGCGTGCGAAGTGTCCAGGCGCGGGGCAGCAGTGACTTCGCACGTCGTCCACGATGGGTTCGCGCCGTGGTGGGGCGATGTCGAAGTGACGGTATATGGGGTTGTGCGCAAGCCTTCGTCGATAAGCGTCGACGGCAAGGCGATTGCCGACTGGAACTTCGATTCGCAGCAGCAGGCGGTGGTGCTGGTGGTGCGCGATGCGCGGCGTGACTGGCGGGTGCAGGTGGCCTACTGACGCCTGACCCTTCTCCCGTTGCGGGGAAGGGTCCCAAGGGCGGAAGCGGGCGTTCCGCTGCGCCCTGGTTCGCCCTAGCTGGCCCAGGGCTTGGCCAGGGTCACCTTCACCGCCCGCACGCCTGGCGTCGCCCGCAGCTTCGACGCCAGCTCCGCATCGATCCGCACCGACTGCGTGCCGTTGAGATCGAGCATGCCCGCGCTGCCCTTGCGCACCAGCAGGTCGAGGCGGATCGGCGTGGACCCCGGGCGATTGCCGGCCAGCACCGTATCGACGCGCTGCCACGTACCCGGCTCGCGCAGGTCCAGCCGCAGCGACAGCCGCTGCGCGTTGCGCGTGCATACCTGCTCGTAATCCCAGCAGCGCACCGCACGCAGCGCGAAGCCGCCGCTGAAGGTGTCCTCGCGCAGGTTGCCCTGGATCACCAGCAGGCGATCGCGCACCAGCAACTGCGCGAACTCGCTGTAGGTCTCGTTGAAGAAGGCGCATTCGATGCGGCCGCGGCCGTCCTCGATCTGCACGAACATCTGGCTGTCGCCCTTCTTGCGCAGGCCGACGACCTGGCCGGCGACGACCGTCTCCACTTCCTGGCGCCAGCTGCCGCGCGCCGGCTCGGGCCGGTTCTCCCAGATCTTCTCGAGCCCCGAGAGGTCGTTGCCGATGAGGGCACGGACTTCATCGCGGTAAGGATCGAACGGATGGCCGCTGAGGTAGTGGCCGAGCGTGTCGCGTTCGCCGTTGAGGATCTGCGTCAGCGGCCACTCGTCGGTTTCGGGCAGGTCGATGTGCAGCGCCGGCGCCGTCGTGTCGAAGCCGCCGAACAGCGACACCTGGCCGGCCTCGCGTTCGCGCGCCAGCTGGTCGGTGGCCTTGAGCACTTCCGGCAGCTGCAGCATCAGGCTTGCGCGGTTCTTGCCGAGCTTGTCGAGCGCGCCGGCCTGGGTCAGTGCTTCCAGGGCGCGGCGGTTGAGCTTGCCGCTGTCGACGCGCTTGGCGAAGTCGAGAAGGTCAGCGAACGGACCGGCGCGGCGCGCTTCCACGATCGCCTCGCAGGCGCCGCGGCCGACACCCTTCACCGCGCCAATGCCGTAACGGATCGTGGTCGCGTCCTTGGCCTCGAACATGTAGGCCGATTCGTCGACGTCCGGACGCAGCACCGTCAGCCCCATCACCCGGCATTCGTCGAGGAAGGAGGTGACCTTGTCGGTATTGTCCATGTCCGACGACAGCACCGCGGCCATGAACTCCGACGGGTAGTGCACCTTCAGCCAGGCGGTCTGGTAGGCGACCAGCGCGTAGGCGGCCGAGTGCGACTTGTTGAAGCCGTACTCGGCGAACTTCTCCATCAGGTCGAAGATCGGGCTGGCCTGGCGCGCGGCGATGCCGCGCTCGGCGCAGCCGGCTTCGAACTTGGCGCGCTCCTTGGCCATCTCCTCGGGCTTCTTCTTGCCCATCGCGCGACGCAGCATGTCGGCGCCGCCGAGCGTGTAGCCCGCCAGCACCTGGGCGATCTGCATCACCTGTTCCTGGTACACGATGACGCCGTAGGTCGGCGACAGCACCGGTTCCAGCGATTCGTGCGGGTAGGAGACTTCGGTGTTGCCGTGCTTGCGGTCGACCCATTCGCGGTCCATTCCCGAGCCCAGCGGGCCGGGACGGAACAGCGCGGCCAGCGCGATGATGTCCTCGAAGGTGTCGGGGCGTGCGCGCTTGAGCAGCTCGCGCATGCCGCGCGATTCGAACTGGAACACCGCGACCGTGTCGCCGCGCGCGAACAGCTCGTAGCTGGCCTTGTCGTCGAGCGGCAGCGTGGCGATGTCGAGCGGTGGCTCAGCGGCCGCTGCGCGGCGCTTGTTGATCGCCTTCACCGCCCAGTCGATGATCGTCAGCGTGCGCAGGCCGAGGAAGTCGAACTTGACCAGGCCGACCGCTTCGACGTCGTCCTTGTCGAACTGCGTGACCGGGTTGCGGCCGCGGCCTTCGCCGTCGTGTTCGGCGAACAGCGGGCAGAAGTCGCTCAGCGGGCTCGGCGCGATCACCACGCCGCCGGCGTGCTTGCCGGCGTTGCGGGTCAGGTCCTCGAGGCTGCGCGCCAGGTCGAGCAGGTCGCGCACGTCCTCTTCGGCGTGGTAGCGCTGGATCAGGTCGGGCGAGGCGAGGTTGCTGTCGGACTTCGCCGCTTCGGATTGGCCGAGCGCATCGTCGAGCGAGATGCCGAGTGTGTTCGGGATGAGCTTGGCGATGCCGTCGACGAAGCCGTACGGATGGCCGAGCACGCGCCCGCTGTCGCGCACCACGGCCTTGGCCGCCATGGTGCCGTAGGTGATGATCTGGCTGACGCGGTCGCGGCCGTACTTGCGCGCAACATAGTCGATGACCTCGTCACGTCGATCCATGCAGAAGTCGATGTCGAAGTCGGGCATCGACACGCGTTCCGGATTGAGGAAGCGCTCGAACAGCAGGTCGTACGGCAGCGGGTCCAGGTCGGTGATGCCCAGTGCCCACGCCACCAGCGAACCGGCGCCGGAGCCGCGGCCCGGGCCGACCGGGATGTCATGGTCCTTGGCCCAGTTGATGAAGTCGGCCACGATCAGGAAGTAGCCGGGGAACCCCATCTTGAGGATGACGCCGAGCTCGATCTCCAGGCGCTCGTCGTACTCTTCGCGCGTCTTGCCCGGTGCGAGCGGGGCCTTTTCCAGGCGCTTTTCCAGCCCCTCGCGCGCGCTGTTGCGCAGCCACGATTCGATGGTGTGGTCGCTCGGCACCGGGAACGCCGGCAGCGCGTACTCGCCGAGTTTCATCTCGACGTTGCAGCGTGTGGCCAGCGCGACGGCATTGTCGATCGCATCGGGGACGTCGGCGAACAGCTGCGCCATTTCCTCCGACGACTTCAGGTGCTGCTCTTCGGTGTAGTCCTTGGGCCTCTTGGGATCGTCGAGTACGCGGCCGGAGGCGATGCACACGCGTGCTTCGTGGGCCTCGAAGCCGTCGCGGTCGAGGAAGCGCACGTCGTTGCTGGCGATGACCGGAATGCCGCGCGTGGAGGCCGCATGCAGCGCGAACGAATTGAATGCGTCCTCGCCGTCGCGACCGGTGCGGGTCAGCTCCAGGTGCAGGCGCTCGCCGAACGAGCCGCGCCAGTCGGCCAGCCAGGCCTCGGCCAGTTCGTGGCGGCCGCCCACGGCCATGCGTCCGGCCAGGCTGTGGCGCCCGACCAGGGCGAACAGGCCGGCGTTGTCCTCGCGCAGCCACTCCGGGCGCAGGGCGACGCCGTCGGTGCGATGGCCTTCCATCCAGGCGCGGCTGAGCAGGCGCGACAGCGTCAGGTAGCCGTTGCGGTCCCGGCACAGCAGGGTCATGTGCGAGGCGGTTTCGTTGCCGTCGGCCAGGCCGACGTCGGCACCGATGATCGGCTTGATGCCGGCGCCCTCGGCGGCCTTGTAGAACTTGACCGTCGCAAACAGGTTGTCGAGGTCGGTCAGCGCGACCGCCGGCTGCGACAGCGCCACGCAGCGTTTGACCATCTCGGCGATGCGGATCGTCGAGTCGGCGAGGGAGTACTCGCTGTGCAGGTGGAGATGAACGAAACGGGGTGCTGTCATGCTGTCCTGGACGTCGGGCGACTCGGTCGAACCACGACCGGCGCGGCACAGGCCAGCCTATCAGTCCGGCCGGCGCGTACAAGCCTTGACAGCCGCCCCACGTAGCCCGGGTAAGCGCAGCGCACCCGGGACACGGGCGCACTCGACCCGGGTGCGCTGCGCTTACCCGGGCTACGTGGCCGGCTGGGGTCAGCTGACGCGGAACAGCTGGGCCGGCAGGTTCCACGGCGCGTAGTGCTGCTCGCGGACCCACAGCATGTGCTGCCACAACGCCAGCTCGTCGAGTCGGTCGCGCACCCACGCCGCGCGCCTGTCCGGCGGCGGCCCGGCCGGGTGCTCGATGCGGCGGTAGTCGCAGTAGTCGCGGTAGTCCTCGACATCGTCGGCGAAGGCCGGCCAGGCCAGCTCGATCATCAGCACGTCGTCGAGCTGGCCGAGCACCGGTGTGTGGTCGGCGATCAGGTCGTCCTCGCGATCGATGTAGGCCAGCAGCTGGTCGATGCGCGCGCGCGTCGCCGCGTCGCTGTCCCAGTCTTCGTCGGCGAGCATCAGGCGCAGCTCGTGCACGCGCTGCAGGCGCGAATCGATGACGTCGTGGGCATGCTCGGCAGGCAGCTTCAGCAGCCAGGCCGCCAGTTGCTGCAACCGGTCGGCGTTGACGCGCGGGGCATCGGCATGGATCTCGTGCAGCAACTGGTCGAAGCGGGCGACTGCGGCTTCGGCCAGCGGGATCCCGTCGGCACTGCGTCGCGCCTGCATGCCGCTGTACATGTGGTCGAACGGCAAAGGTTCGGGGGTGGGTGTCGGATGGTGCTGACGCATGACACACCTCGCTTCCGGCCGGGTGGGTCTGGGCTCGCTGGGCCGGCGGCGCGCGAGCCGGGAAACCCATGATGCGCCTGCGGCCATCGGGTGTCGCCGGTCGATGGTGGCCGTGACCG
Above is a genomic segment from Lysobacter sp. S4-A87 containing:
- a CDS encoding glycoside hydrolase family 31 protein; the protein is MKGRGWAALAAMACALSGIAPVAAQGWRHVGAVDRVDVQAKGAVVASGPARVRVSAVCEGIFRVTLAPDGRFDETASWAVLPAATPARVDVADSADAVRISAAEVVAVIRKQPLRVEFTDRAGNLLLADSEQMPMAWSDSPHGPRVRSWKAMPSDAHFYGLGDKAGPLDRRGRAFTMWNSDAYGWQGYSDPLYKSIPFFIGLRAGTAYGLFFDNTSRSSFDFGKESEEYFTFGAEGGALDYYFIAGPQPARVLERYTALTGRTPLPPMWALGFQQSRYSYKPESKVREIATQLREHRIPSDAIYLDIDYQQGYAPFTVDRKQFPHFEQMIADLRAQGLRTVLITDLHIKHAPGTGYAPFDSGLAADAFIRNPDGSLYIGEVWPGDAVFPDFTLTRVRDWWGGLYRDFSAMGAAGYWNDMNEPSVFNVPGNTMSPDAVHRMDDGSQRDHRAIHNVYGMLNARATYEGLLKLQPEQRPFVLTRAAYAGTQRYAATWTGDNSATWHHLAQSTPNLLSLGLSGMALAGDDVGGFIGSPPPDLLTRWFQLGAFNPVFRNHAATDTRPHEAWVDGPQHEALRREAIELRYRLMPYLYTAAEENSRNGLPIMRPVFLQYPQAEAFYGNDRDFLFGPDLFVAPVSNERMDAHQIVLPPGEWYAFGTSQRHVAQKDPIKLDPRPAATPLFARAGAIVPMQAVVQHTGEKPAGPLQLQVYLPRAGGECGGSLYQDDGESLANKGGALLRVAYACEVSRRGAAVTSHVVHDGFAPWWGDVEVTVYGVVRKPSSISVDGKAIADWNFDSQQQAVVLVVRDARRDWRVQVAY
- the dnaE gene encoding DNA polymerase III subunit alpha: MTAPRFVHLHLHSEYSLADSTIRIAEMVKRCVALSQPAVALTDLDNLFATVKFYKAAEGAGIKPIIGADVGLADGNETASHMTLLCRDRNGYLTLSRLLSRAWMEGHRTDGVALRPEWLREDNAGLFALVGRHSLAGRMAVGGRHELAEAWLADWRGSFGERLHLELTRTGRDGEDAFNSFALHAASTRGIPVIASNDVRFLDRDGFEAHEARVCIASGRVLDDPKRPKDYTEEQHLKSSEEMAQLFADVPDAIDNAVALATRCNVEMKLGEYALPAFPVPSDHTIESWLRNSAREGLEKRLEKAPLAPGKTREEYDERLEIELGVILKMGFPGYFLIVADFINWAKDHDIPVGPGRGSGAGSLVAWALGITDLDPLPYDLLFERFLNPERVSMPDFDIDFCMDRRDEVIDYVARKYGRDRVSQIITYGTMAAKAVVRDSGRVLGHPYGFVDGIAKLIPNTLGISLDDALGQSEAAKSDSNLASPDLIQRYHAEEDVRDLLDLARSLEDLTRNAGKHAGGVVIAPSPLSDFCPLFAEHDGEGRGRNPVTQFDKDDVEAVGLVKFDFLGLRTLTIIDWAVKAINKRRAAAAEPPLDIATLPLDDKASYELFARGDTVAVFQFESRGMRELLKRARPDTFEDIIALAALFRPGPLGSGMDREWVDRKHGNTEVSYPHESLEPVLSPTYGVIVYQEQVMQIAQVLAGYTLGGADMLRRAMGKKKPEEMAKERAKFEAGCAERGIAARQASPIFDLMEKFAEYGFNKSHSAAYALVAYQTAWLKVHYPSEFMAAVLSSDMDNTDKVTSFLDECRVMGLTVLRPDVDESAYMFEAKDATTIRYGIGAVKGVGRGACEAIVEARRAGPFADLLDFAKRVDSGKLNRRALEALTQAGALDKLGKNRASLMLQLPEVLKATDQLAREREAGQVSLFGGFDTTAPALHIDLPETDEWPLTQILNGERDTLGHYLSGHPFDPYRDEVRALIGNDLSGLEKIWENRPEPARGSWRQEVETVVAGQVVGLRKKGDSQMFVQIEDGRGRIECAFFNETYSEFAQLLVRDRLLVIQGNLREDTFSGGFALRAVRCWDYEQVCTRNAQRLSLRLDLREPGTWQRVDTVLAGNRPGSTPIRLDLLVRKGSAGMLDLNGTQSVRIDAELASKLRATPGVRAVKVTLAKPWAS